Proteins encoded by one window of uncultured Draconibacterium sp.:
- the rseP gene encoding RIP metalloprotease RseP has product MESILIKTAQLLLSLSILVVLHEAGHFMFARLFKTRVEKFYLFFNPWFSLFKIKKGETEYGIGWLPLGGYVKISGMIDESMDKEAMKLPPQPWEFRAKPAWQRLLIMVGGVLMNFLFAMVIYIGVLYAWGEQYLPTENVKYGVVVNETGEQIGFKTGDKILTVDNQYIEQFSKIVPTIVLDGAKTVQVERDGQKVDVEITGEDLALLLKSKGIWEERIPYDINIGRLAKDLPAQQAGMEVGDVLGDVDGKSFDYYDEFTNYLESKEGQEITIDITRDGQNMTKTLTINEDGKMGFNASLNNPEVFEFKTIKYGFFESIPAGIDRGVQTTGNYLKQFKLFFKKETKAYESLGGFATIGNIFSSSWDWAHFWNMTAFISIILAIMNLLPIPALDGGHVMFLFGEMITGRKPGEKFLEYAQIAGMVLLLALVLYANANDIIKMINGTF; this is encoded by the coding sequence ATGGAGTCGATTTTAATTAAAACAGCGCAATTACTTTTAAGCTTATCAATATTAGTGGTTTTACACGAGGCGGGACACTTTATGTTTGCCCGGCTTTTCAAAACCCGGGTAGAAAAATTTTACCTCTTTTTTAATCCATGGTTCTCGCTTTTCAAAATAAAAAAAGGCGAAACAGAATATGGAATTGGCTGGTTACCATTGGGAGGATATGTGAAAATTTCGGGGATGATCGATGAGTCGATGGACAAGGAAGCGATGAAACTACCGCCGCAACCCTGGGAATTTAGGGCAAAACCGGCATGGCAGCGTTTGCTGATTATGGTAGGTGGTGTGTTAATGAATTTCCTGTTTGCAATGGTAATTTACATTGGAGTGCTTTATGCATGGGGCGAACAATATCTGCCAACCGAGAATGTAAAATACGGAGTTGTTGTTAATGAAACAGGAGAGCAGATCGGATTTAAAACCGGTGATAAAATTCTTACCGTTGATAACCAATACATCGAGCAATTCAGCAAAATTGTACCGACCATAGTTTTAGATGGTGCTAAAACGGTGCAGGTTGAGCGCGATGGACAAAAGGTTGATGTGGAGATTACCGGAGAAGATCTCGCGCTATTACTAAAGAGCAAAGGTATTTGGGAAGAGCGTATTCCTTATGACATTAACATTGGCCGACTGGCGAAAGATTTGCCTGCACAGCAAGCAGGTATGGAAGTTGGTGATGTTTTGGGAGATGTTGATGGAAAATCATTCGACTACTACGATGAGTTTACCAATTATTTGGAGTCAAAGGAGGGTCAGGAAATTACGATCGATATTACCCGTGATGGTCAGAATATGACTAAAACGCTGACGATAAACGAAGATGGTAAAATGGGTTTTAACGCTTCACTTAACAATCCTGAAGTTTTTGAATTTAAAACAATCAAATACGGCTTTTTCGAGTCTATTCCGGCAGGTATAGATCGTGGAGTTCAAACCACCGGAAATTACCTGAAGCAGTTTAAATTGTTCTTTAAAAAAGAAACAAAAGCATACGAATCGTTGGGAGGATTTGCTACCATCGGAAATATTTTCTCTTCATCATGGGATTGGGCGCATTTCTGGAATATGACAGCGTTTATTTCTATTATCCTGGCCATTATGAACCTTTTGCCAATTCCTGCACTGGATGGCGGACACGTAATGTTTTTATTTGGCGAAATGATTACCGGACGCAAACCGGGAGAGAAATTTTTGGAGTATGCACAAATTGCCGGAATGGTATTACTTTTGGCACTGGTACTTTATGCCAATGCCAACGATATAATAAAAATGATTAACGGCACATTTTAA
- the rnhA gene encoding ribonuclease HI translates to MARPKITIYTDGAARGNPGNGGYGIVLLSGPHRKELSEGYKLTTNNRMELLAVIVALESLKIEGSDVTIYTDSKYVADAVTKGWVFNWVKKRFKGKKNADLWMRFLEIYKKHVVKFVWVKGHANNPLNERCDELAVEASMQPQLLDDVGYNPE, encoded by the coding sequence ATGGCTCGTCCAAAAATTACGATATACACCGATGGTGCAGCACGCGGAAATCCGGGAAACGGAGGATATGGAATTGTGCTGCTTTCGGGACCTCACCGTAAAGAACTATCGGAAGGATATAAACTAACCACCAACAACCGGATGGAGTTGCTGGCGGTAATTGTGGCGTTGGAGTCGCTAAAAATTGAAGGCAGTGATGTTACCATTTATACCGACTCGAAATACGTTGCTGATGCAGTAACCAAAGGCTGGGTTTTTAATTGGGTGAAAAAGCGTTTTAAAGGCAAAAAAAATGCCGATCTTTGGATGCGTTTTCTTGAAATCTATAAAAAGCACGTGGTTAAGTTTGTATGGGTGAAAGGTCATGCCAATAATCCGCTAAACGAACGTTGCGATGAGCTGGCAGTTGAAGCCTCAATGCAACCACAGTTATTGGATGATGTTGGCTATAATCCGGAATAG
- a CDS encoding 1-deoxy-D-xylulose-5-phosphate reductoisomerase, with the protein MKKRIAILGSTGSIGTQALEVIEQNSDLFEVEVLTANNSVELLIQQAKKFQPNVVVIANKGNYRLVSDALEDEDIKVYAGEEALNQVVEMDTIDLVLTAMVGYSGLIPTHNAVKAGKPIALANKETLVVAGEIITKAAREKQVDLLPVDSEHSAIFQCLVGEFMNPVEKIYLTCSGGPFRGKTLEELQHVTVDDALDHPNWDMGAKITIDSATLMNKGFEVIEAHWLFGLPASKIDVIVHPESIIHSIVQFEDGSMKAQMGLPDMKLPIQYAIGFPNRIANNFPRFNFLDYPTLHFEQPNTEIFRNLALSFAAMEKGGNMPCILNAANEIVVEAFLKRKIKFLDMPEFIEQAMDKVDFITQPTLNDLIETNNETRTVAQLLTENKI; encoded by the coding sequence ATGAAGAAAAGAATAGCAATTCTGGGATCTACCGGATCTATAGGAACACAGGCACTCGAGGTGATTGAGCAAAATTCGGATTTGTTTGAAGTTGAGGTTTTAACGGCAAATAACAGTGTGGAGTTGCTCATTCAGCAAGCCAAAAAATTTCAGCCCAATGTTGTGGTTATCGCCAATAAAGGCAACTACCGATTAGTTTCTGATGCCCTTGAAGATGAAGATATAAAGGTATACGCCGGTGAAGAGGCCTTAAACCAGGTGGTTGAAATGGATACCATTGATTTAGTGCTTACTGCAATGGTGGGTTATTCAGGATTGATCCCAACCCATAACGCTGTAAAAGCCGGGAAACCAATTGCGTTGGCAAATAAAGAAACGCTGGTTGTTGCCGGCGAGATTATTACCAAAGCCGCTCGCGAAAAGCAGGTTGATTTGTTGCCCGTTGATTCAGAACACTCAGCCATTTTTCAATGCTTGGTTGGTGAATTTATGAATCCGGTTGAAAAGATTTACCTCACTTGTTCGGGAGGACCATTCAGAGGGAAAACACTTGAAGAATTGCAGCATGTTACTGTCGACGATGCTTTGGACCATCCAAACTGGGATATGGGTGCAAAAATTACGATTGATTCGGCAACGCTTATGAACAAAGGATTCGAGGTAATTGAAGCGCATTGGCTTTTTGGTTTACCCGCTTCAAAAATCGACGTTATTGTGCATCCCGAGTCTATCATCCATTCGATCGTACAATTTGAGGACGGGTCGATGAAAGCACAAATGGGATTGCCCGATATGAAGCTGCCCATTCAATATGCCATAGGATTTCCCAACCGAATTGCAAATAACTTCCCACGGTTCAACTTTTTAGATTACCCAACTTTACATTTTGAACAGCCAAATACAGAAATTTTTCGTAACCTTGCACTCTCTTTTGCGGCAATGGAAAAAGGCGGAAACATGCCCTGTATCCTGAATGCTGCCAATGAGATAGTTGTTGAGGCATTTTTGAAGCGAAAAATTAAGTTTTTGGATATGCCGGAATTTATTGAACAAGCCATGGATAAGGTTGATTTTATTACTCAACCTACACTCAATGATTTAATTGAGACGAATAACGAAACAAGAACGGTGGCACAGTTGTTAACAGAAAACAAAATTTAG
- a CDS encoding S46 family peptidase: MMRKLNLILLLTIFIIGSAVAKEGMWLPSLIHKLNINTMQDMGCELSAEDIYSINQSSLKDAIVALDRGSCTAEVISKDGLLLTNHHCGFGEIQQHSSVEHDYLQDGFWAMSKEEELPNPGKTVTFLISVEDVTDKVLADVTDEMTESERSKKIDEVTRQLEREAKGDTHYEVYIRDFFKANQYFLFVTETFKDVRLVGAPPQALGKFGGDTDNWMWPRHTNDFSMFRVYCAPDGTPAEYSEDNVPYQPKHHLPISLKGVKENDFAMVFGYPGSTNRYKTSWGIDYTMKVTNTARIVVREKKLDIIADYMATSQKAKIQYASKHARSANYYKNAIGQNEALTKLGIIAQKQELENQFTNWVNASTDRKAKYGEALPLIEESYQDVEAEKAMEYAAEALLRGPEIFMFAYRANQLADLLEKPDENKDRIEAFAARLESTLDGYFKDYDAATDEKLVAALMKIYAENNASKYYPSFFSEIQIKYKGDYEKYTSKMFQKTIFDNKEELAAFLENPSLKVLKKDMIFQAAVNIFDMYRSVSMTLQQGNEKLLKGRRLFVAGLMEMQPDKKFYPDANSTMRLTYGTVMPYDPRDGVTYKYYTTTDGYLEKEIPGDYEFDVPARMKELLLDENFGQYADEDGKLRACFITDNDITGGNSGSPVINGKGELIGIAFDGNWEAMSGDLDFEENLQRCINVDIRFVLWVVDIYAGAQNLIDEMTIVR, encoded by the coding sequence ATGATGAGAAAATTAAATTTGATACTGCTGCTAACCATCTTCATAATTGGTTCGGCAGTTGCGAAGGAGGGAATGTGGCTCCCGTCACTTATTCACAAACTGAACATTAACACCATGCAAGATATGGGCTGCGAATTGAGTGCTGAAGATATTTACAGCATTAATCAATCGAGCCTGAAAGATGCAATTGTGGCACTTGATCGCGGATCATGTACCGCAGAAGTAATCTCAAAAGATGGTTTGCTTTTAACCAACCACCACTGTGGTTTTGGCGAAATTCAGCAGCATTCGAGTGTTGAACACGATTACCTGCAAGATGGTTTTTGGGCCATGTCGAAAGAAGAAGAACTTCCAAACCCCGGGAAAACAGTTACTTTCCTTATATCGGTTGAGGATGTTACAGACAAAGTTTTGGCTGATGTAACAGATGAAATGACTGAGAGTGAACGTTCGAAAAAAATTGATGAAGTTACCCGCCAGTTGGAAAGAGAAGCCAAAGGCGACACCCATTACGAAGTATACATCAGAGACTTTTTTAAAGCGAACCAGTATTTCCTGTTTGTTACCGAAACGTTTAAAGATGTACGTTTGGTAGGTGCTCCACCACAGGCACTGGGTAAATTTGGTGGCGACACCGACAACTGGATGTGGCCACGCCATACCAACGATTTTTCAATGTTTCGCGTTTATTGCGCACCCGACGGAACACCGGCAGAATATTCGGAAGACAATGTTCCTTATCAGCCAAAGCACCACTTGCCTATTTCATTAAAAGGCGTTAAAGAGAACGACTTTGCAATGGTATTTGGTTACCCGGGAAGCACCAACCGTTACAAAACATCGTGGGGTATTGATTACACCATGAAAGTAACCAACACTGCGCGCATTGTAGTTCGCGAGAAAAAACTGGATATTATTGCCGATTACATGGCTACCAGCCAAAAAGCAAAAATTCAATATGCATCGAAACACGCACGTAGTGCCAACTATTACAAAAACGCAATCGGTCAAAACGAAGCCTTAACAAAACTTGGAATCATTGCACAAAAGCAAGAGTTGGAAAATCAATTTACCAATTGGGTAAATGCCAGTACCGACAGAAAAGCAAAATACGGAGAAGCACTTCCGCTTATCGAAGAATCGTACCAAGATGTTGAGGCTGAAAAAGCAATGGAATATGCCGCTGAAGCACTATTGCGCGGACCTGAAATATTTATGTTCGCCTACCGTGCAAATCAACTGGCTGATTTGTTGGAGAAACCGGATGAAAATAAAGACAGAATAGAAGCCTTTGCAGCAAGACTTGAAAGCACATTGGATGGTTATTTTAAAGATTACGATGCCGCAACCGACGAAAAACTAGTTGCAGCACTGATGAAAATCTACGCGGAAAACAACGCTTCAAAATATTACCCTTCATTCTTCTCCGAAATCCAAATCAAGTACAAAGGTGATTACGAAAAGTACACTTCGAAAATGTTCCAGAAAACAATTTTCGATAATAAAGAAGAACTGGCTGCTTTCCTCGAGAATCCTTCATTAAAAGTATTGAAAAAAGATATGATTTTTCAGGCAGCAGTTAACATTTTTGATATGTACCGCTCCGTTTCAATGACACTGCAACAAGGAAACGAGAAGTTATTAAAAGGCAGAAGGTTATTTGTTGCCGGTTTAATGGAAATGCAACCCGACAAGAAATTCTATCCTGATGCCAACTCAACCATGCGTTTAACCTATGGAACTGTAATGCCTTACGATCCTCGCGATGGAGTAACCTATAAATATTACACCACTACTGATGGTTACCTGGAAAAAGAAATTCCCGGTGATTATGAGTTTGACGTTCCTGCCCGCATGAAAGAACTGCTGTTGGATGAAAACTTCGGACAGTATGCAGATGAAGATGGTAAACTTCGTGCCTGTTTTATTACCGACAACGATATTACCGGTGGAAACTCAGGAAGTCCTGTTATTAACGGAAAAGGCGAGCTGATCGGTATTGCATTCGACGGAAACTGGGAAGCAATGAGTGGCGACCTTGATTTTGAAGAAAACCTGCAACGCTGTATTAATGTCGACATCCGCTTTGTGCTTTGGGTAGTTGATATTTATGCCGGTGCACAAAATCTGATTGATGAAATGACAATTGTTCGCTAA
- the tatA gene encoding twin-arginine translocase TatA/TatE family subunit, with protein sequence MNLFVVAGFIGPQEIIIILIIVLLLFGGRKIPELMKGLGKGMKEFKEATKEDEAEDKKPESEKIEK encoded by the coding sequence ATGAATTTATTTGTAGTAGCAGGATTTATCGGACCTCAGGAAATAATAATCATCTTAATAATTGTTTTACTTCTTTTTGGTGGTCGTAAAATTCCGGAGTTGATGAAAGGACTTGGAAAAGGAATGAAGGAATTTAAAGAAGCAACAAAAGAAGATGAGGCTGAGGATAAAAAACCGGAAAGCGAAAAAATCGAGAAGTAA
- a CDS encoding M23 family metallopeptidase: MEEKKFFDKLKNQYRLIIYNDTTFQSVWSMKLSRLKVFTVTSLTSAILVILVILLIATTGLREYIPGYPKAEYRQMLVRNALVVDSLEQELAKRDQFFRGIQAIMAGEVPEDDLSSPTDLDNEEVEFKEYNHDSVFQDKLLAEQLSLSIRNDNPDVTQLSQVHFFVPLKGVVSEHFQNTPDHFGIDLVSEPNARISSVLDGTVIFAGWTLETGYVAYIQHEANLVSVYKHNAELLKKTGQQVKAGEAIAIIGNTGELSSGPHLHFELWYNGKALNPEQYIDF, translated from the coding sequence GTGGAAGAGAAGAAGTTTTTTGATAAACTAAAAAATCAATACCGGTTAATAATTTACAACGATACTACGTTTCAGTCGGTGTGGAGCATGAAACTATCGCGATTGAAGGTATTTACTGTAACCAGTTTAACCTCAGCAATTTTGGTTATACTGGTTATTTTGTTGATTGCCACAACTGGATTGCGCGAGTATATTCCTGGTTATCCAAAAGCGGAGTACCGCCAAATGTTGGTACGTAATGCTTTGGTTGTTGATTCGCTGGAACAGGAACTGGCAAAACGCGATCAGTTTTTCAGAGGTATACAGGCAATTATGGCAGGTGAAGTACCGGAAGATGATCTGTCGTCGCCAACCGACCTGGACAATGAAGAAGTGGAGTTTAAGGAATATAATCACGATTCTGTTTTTCAGGACAAGCTTTTGGCAGAACAGCTTAGTCTTTCAATCCGTAATGATAATCCCGATGTTACCCAGCTAAGCCAGGTTCATTTTTTTGTTCCGCTGAAAGGTGTTGTTTCTGAACACTTTCAAAATACACCCGATCATTTTGGTATTGATCTGGTAAGTGAACCCAATGCGCGAATTTCATCGGTGCTCGACGGAACAGTAATATTTGCAGGCTGGACACTTGAAACGGGTTACGTTGCTTACATTCAGCACGAAGCAAACCTGGTTTCGGTGTATAAACACAATGCTGAGTTATTAAAAAAGACAGGACAACAGGTTAAGGCGGGCGAAGCAATCGCAATAATTGGAAATACCGGAGAATTATCAAGTGGGCCGCATTTGCATTTTGAGTTGTGGTACAACGGAAAAGCACTTAATCCGGAACAGTACATTGACTTTTAA
- a CDS encoding DUF4837 family protein, whose protein sequence is MKRINHLVFLFFVAAIFAGCGSDSTVMYKNITGKAGELVVVISKESWDGAPGKIVRESLAQSHIGLPQDEPLFDLIDVPHDAFKDIFRSTRNIVQTTISSNVDKSGIQFTDDVWAYPQATVQIKAKNADEFVKIFDENKEKIISYFVQAEKERITMNYKNTYEKAVFNTLNTEFGVTMKVPPGFRIMENEKDFLWVQYDTPEITQGIVIYTYPYVSDSAFTVSYQLPIRDSLLKKYVPGPTDGSYMSTEKRLDQINNVIKHNGNYASEMRGLWRVENDFMGGPYISLSELDASNQRVINAFGFVYAPSKDKRNFLRQVEAMIYSLKQNNQADNDKLNQQDVEIQVEG, encoded by the coding sequence ATGAAACGTATTAACCACCTTGTTTTTTTATTTTTCGTTGCCGCAATTTTTGCCGGCTGCGGTTCAGATTCAACTGTGATGTACAAAAATATTACTGGAAAAGCCGGTGAATTGGTTGTCGTTATTTCAAAAGAATCGTGGGATGGGGCACCCGGAAAAATTGTTCGAGAAAGCCTGGCTCAGTCTCATATCGGATTACCACAAGACGAACCTCTTTTCGATTTGATTGATGTGCCGCACGATGCCTTTAAAGATATTTTCAGATCCACCCGAAACATTGTGCAAACTACCATATCATCAAATGTAGATAAAAGTGGAATTCAATTTACCGACGATGTATGGGCATATCCGCAGGCTACAGTTCAGATTAAGGCTAAAAACGCCGACGAGTTTGTTAAAATCTTTGATGAAAACAAAGAAAAAATAATATCGTATTTTGTACAAGCTGAGAAAGAACGTATTACCATGAATTATAAAAACACCTATGAAAAGGCCGTTTTTAATACGCTTAATACCGAGTTTGGAGTAACGATGAAAGTGCCACCGGGCTTTCGGATAATGGAAAATGAGAAAGACTTTTTATGGGTACAGTATGATACACCTGAGATTACCCAGGGAATTGTTATTTACACTTACCCATACGTTTCAGATAGCGCCTTTACCGTTAGTTATCAATTGCCAATTCGCGATAGTTTACTGAAAAAATATGTTCCCGGTCCAACTGATGGAAGTTACATGTCGACCGAGAAGCGTCTCGATCAAATTAATAATGTAATTAAACACAATGGTAATTATGCATCCGAAATGCGTGGTTTGTGGCGTGTTGAAAATGATTTTATGGGGGGACCCTACATTTCGCTTTCAGAATTGGATGCTTCGAATCAGCGGGTTATTAATGCGTTCGGTTTCGTATATGCACCAAGTAAAGATAAACGAAACTTTTTGCGCCAGGTAGAAGCAATGATTTATTCGCTTAAACAAAATAACCAGGCGGATAATGATAAATTGAATCAGCAGGATGTTGAAATACAAGTGGAAGGATAA
- a CDS encoding GyrI-like domain-containing protein, translating into MSRFTRIIMWVLLWGALFVAIAYFLPKTVTVERSADIQAPVKTVYAQIVDLHQWDHWSPWKRMNDDISVEYKNHGVGLGGGYTLTSKSKEESGATIEITEAKAFEKISVVLDFKDRGEAFSSFLLTEQDDETVITWTLIYDVGNNPFARWIGLLMKKSMATDFDNGLVKLKALCQVIEKESAYVILLDEVEEMNYAGIRETVPFIEVSREMSEMYGEISRFLAQKETEMAGMPFAMYHLMDEENIDFECGIPIQENIEGNATVKVATFPTSTCACLDFYGDYSNLQEGHLAMQKWMEAHGFNLSSAPMEFYLTDPLQETDPANWLTRICYPVEK; encoded by the coding sequence ATGAGCCGATTTACAAGAATTATTATGTGGGTTTTGCTGTGGGGAGCACTATTTGTAGCCATTGCCTATTTTTTGCCGAAAACTGTTACCGTTGAGCGTAGTGCTGATATTCAGGCTCCGGTAAAAACGGTTTATGCACAAATCGTTGACCTGCATCAATGGGATCATTGGTCGCCATGGAAGCGAATGAATGATGACATAAGTGTGGAGTATAAAAACCATGGAGTTGGACTGGGTGGAGGTTATACTCTTACAAGTAAATCGAAAGAAGAAAGTGGTGCCACCATAGAAATTACCGAGGCCAAAGCTTTTGAAAAAATTTCGGTAGTGCTTGATTTTAAGGATCGTGGCGAAGCTTTTAGTAGCTTCCTTTTGACAGAACAGGATGATGAAACGGTTATAACCTGGACACTTATTTACGATGTGGGGAATAATCCATTTGCACGGTGGATAGGACTACTCATGAAAAAAAGTATGGCAACCGATTTTGATAATGGATTGGTGAAACTGAAAGCACTTTGCCAGGTAATTGAAAAAGAAAGTGCATATGTGATATTACTGGATGAAGTTGAAGAAATGAATTACGCAGGAATTCGAGAAACAGTTCCGTTTATTGAAGTAAGCAGGGAAATGAGTGAGATGTACGGAGAAATCAGCAGATTTTTGGCACAGAAGGAAACTGAAATGGCCGGAATGCCTTTTGCTATGTATCACCTGATGGATGAAGAAAATATTGATTTTGAATGCGGCATTCCAATCCAAGAAAATATTGAAGGAAATGCAACAGTAAAAGTGGCAACTTTTCCGACCAGCACTTGTGCCTGTCTCGATTTTTATGGCGATTACAGCAACTTGCAGGAAGGACATTTAGCCATGCAAAAATGGATGGAAGCACACGGATTTAATCTTTCCAGTGCTCCAATGGAATTTTACCTCACCGATCCGCTGCAGGAAACAGATCCGGCAAACTGGTTAACACGCATTTGTTATCCGGTTGAAAAATAA
- the metF gene encoding methylenetetrahydrofolate reductase [NAD(P)H], translating into MKVIDTINQAKKTVFSFELLPPLKGNDVSRLHKTIESLTEFDPKYINITTHRDEVEFKELPDGSIVKQTVRKRPGTVAIAAAIQHKYGIPVVPHILCGGFTKSETEHVLIDLNFLGIDNVLALRGDGVKSQHVFTPTQNGHSNANELVKQIKDLGKGKYLEEDLKNNKPLDFCIGVAGYPEKHFEAPNMAQDMDYLKQKVDEGADYIVTQMFFDNQVYYDFVDKCRAIGITVPIIPGIKPINLKNQLTVLPKIFSIDLPQDLSKELAKCKNNEDARRVGTEWAIYQSKDLVAHNVPSLHIYTYGISDNVSEIVKAAF; encoded by the coding sequence ATGAAAGTTATTGACACTATAAATCAGGCAAAGAAAACCGTGTTTTCTTTTGAACTCCTGCCTCCATTAAAAGGCAACGATGTGTCGCGCCTGCATAAAACGATTGAAAGCTTAACTGAGTTTGATCCAAAATACATTAACATTACCACCCACCGCGACGAAGTTGAATTTAAAGAACTTCCCGATGGAAGTATTGTAAAACAAACGGTGCGTAAACGTCCGGGCACGGTGGCTATTGCCGCTGCAATCCAGCACAAATACGGCATTCCGGTAGTACCACATATTTTGTGTGGAGGCTTTACAAAAAGTGAAACCGAGCACGTACTGATCGATCTTAACTTTTTAGGAATCGACAACGTTTTGGCGTTGCGTGGCGACGGAGTAAAAAGTCAGCATGTTTTTACACCAACACAAAACGGTCACTCCAATGCCAACGAGTTAGTGAAACAAATTAAAGACCTTGGAAAAGGGAAATACCTGGAAGAGGACCTGAAAAATAATAAACCACTTGATTTTTGTATTGGAGTTGCAGGCTACCCTGAGAAGCATTTTGAGGCGCCAAACATGGCACAAGACATGGATTATCTAAAACAAAAAGTGGACGAAGGTGCTGATTATATTGTCACGCAAATGTTTTTTGATAACCAGGTTTATTACGATTTTGTAGATAAATGCCGTGCAATTGGAATCACCGTTCCAATCATTCCGGGAATTAAACCTATTAACCTGAAAAATCAGCTTACGGTGCTTCCAAAAATATTCAGCATTGATTTGCCTCAGGATTTATCAAAAGAGCTGGCAAAATGTAAAAACAACGAGGATGCACGACGTGTAGGAACCGAATGGGCCATTTACCAGTCGAAAGATCTGGTTGCACACAACGTACCATCGTTACACATTTATACTTATGGTATTTCGGATAATGTGAGTGAGATAGTAAAAGCTGCATTCTAA